A region from the Wansuia hejianensis genome encodes:
- a CDS encoding fumarate hydratase, whose protein sequence is MKTINVDKVTEIIKEMCISANYFLSDDMNRKLKEAELKEESPLGRQILSQLQENLKIAGEDQIPICQDTGMAVIFLEIGQEVHFEGGSLEEAINEGVSQGYTKGYLRKSVVSDPLIRENTRDNTPAVIHYSIVPGDQLKITVAPKGFGSENMSRIFMLKPADGIEGVKEAILTAVKEAGPNACPPVVVGVGIGGTFEKAALMAKQALTRPAGSHSEIEYVREMEKELLRKINGLGIGPGGLGGRITALAVNINTYATHIAGLPVAVNMCCHVNRHIVKVL, encoded by the coding sequence TTGAAGACGATAAATGTGGATAAAGTCACGGAAATCATTAAAGAGATGTGTATTTCTGCCAATTATTTTTTATCCGATGATATGAACCGTAAATTAAAAGAAGCAGAGTTGAAAGAAGAATCTCCTCTGGGAAGACAGATTTTGTCCCAGCTTCAGGAGAATCTGAAAATTGCGGGAGAGGATCAGATACCGATTTGCCAGGACACAGGTATGGCTGTTATTTTTCTTGAAATCGGACAGGAAGTCCATTTTGAAGGAGGAAGCCTGGAGGAAGCGATTAATGAGGGTGTCAGCCAGGGATATACAAAAGGTTATCTTCGTAAATCAGTTGTGAGCGACCCTCTGATCCGGGAAAACACCAGAGATAATACTCCCGCAGTCATCCACTATTCGATTGTCCCGGGAGACCAGTTAAAGATAACAGTTGCTCCCAAAGGCTTTGGAAGTGAGAACATGAGCCGTATCTTTATGCTGAAACCGGCAGATGGGATAGAAGGAGTGAAGGAAGCCATTCTGACAGCAGTTAAAGAGGCAGGTCCCAACGCCTGTCCTCCGGTTGTCGTAGGTGTTGGAATCGGCGGAACTTTTGAAAAAGCAGCGCTGATGGCGAAGCAGGCCCTGACCCGTCCCGCGGGAAGCCATTCAGAGATTGAATACGTACGGGAAATGGAAAAAGAACTGCTCAGGAAAATTAACGGCCTGGGCATTGGTCCAGGTGGTCTGGGCGGAAGAATCACAGCGCTCGCGGTGAATATTAACACGTATGCAACTCATATCGCGGGACTTCCGGTGGCCGTGAATATGTGCTGCCATGTAAACCGGCACATTGTTAAAGTTCTGTAG
- the gyrA gene encoding DNA gyrase subunit A: MEDNIFDKIQDVDLKKKMEDSYIDYAMSVIASRALPDIRDGLKPVQRRILFSMIELNNGPDKPHRKCARIVGDTMGKYHPHGDSSIYGALVNMAQDWSTRYPLVDGHGNFGSVDGDGAAAMRYTEARLSKISMEMLADINKDTVDFIPNFDDTEKEPTVLPARYPNLLVNGTSGIAVGMATNIPPHNLKEVIGAVVKIIDNIIDFDSETTMEEVLKIVKGPDFPTGAEILGTRGIEEAYRTGRGKIRVRAVTNIETLANGKSQIIVTELPYLVNKARLIEKMAELVREKKIDGITAISDHSNREGMRICIELRRDANANVVLNRLYKHTQLQDTFGVIMLALVNNEPKVLNLLDMLKFYLTHQEDVVTRRTKYDLNKAEERAHILSGLLKALDYIDQIIKIIRASANAQEAKDNLIREFDFSEVQAQAIVDMRLRALTGLERAKLENEFQELEIKIREYKAILSDRKLLLRVIRTEILAISEKYGDDRRTSIGFDAYDISMEDLIPRENMVITMTKLGYIKRMTVDNFRSQNRGGKGIKGMQTIDDDYIEELLMTTTHHYLMFFTSTGKVYRMKAYEIPEASRTARGTAIINLLQLQPGEKITAVIPIDQYKKDHYLFMATKKGLVKKTPITDYENVRKTGLAAIVLRDDDELIEVKFTDNTKDIILVTKYGQCIRFNETDVRSTGRVSMGVRGINLMDHDEVVGMQLNTQGDYLLIVSEHGLGKRTSIGEFTVQNRGGKGVKCYKIMEKTGYVVGVKAVNEENEVLLITTEGIIIRIACADISILGRITSGVKLMNVAENITIASIAKVREKKEEPVKEIEEEL, translated from the coding sequence ATGGAAGATAATATTTTTGACAAAATTCAGGATGTAGACCTAAAGAAGAAGATGGAAGATTCTTATATTGACTATGCCATGAGTGTAATCGCTTCCCGCGCCCTGCCTGATATCCGGGATGGCCTGAAGCCGGTGCAGAGGAGAATCCTCTTCTCAATGATTGAACTAAATAACGGTCCCGACAAGCCCCACAGAAAATGTGCGCGTATTGTCGGTGATACGATGGGTAAATATCATCCCCATGGAGACAGTTCAATCTATGGGGCTTTGGTTAATATGGCCCAGGATTGGTCTACCCGTTATCCGCTGGTGGATGGACACGGCAATTTCGGTTCAGTGGATGGGGACGGTGCTGCCGCTATGAGGTATACAGAAGCGCGTCTAAGTAAGATTTCCATGGAAATGCTGGCTGATATCAATAAAGACACAGTAGATTTTATACCAAACTTTGATGATACGGAAAAAGAACCTACTGTTCTTCCTGCCAGATATCCGAACCTTCTGGTAAATGGGACTTCAGGTATCGCCGTGGGCATGGCTACCAATATTCCTCCCCACAATCTGAAGGAAGTAATTGGGGCGGTGGTTAAAATCATTGATAATATCATAGATTTTGACAGTGAAACCACCATGGAAGAGGTTCTGAAAATAGTAAAAGGGCCTGATTTTCCCACAGGAGCAGAAATTCTAGGAACACGGGGCATTGAAGAAGCTTACCGCACAGGCCGGGGAAAGATACGTGTCCGGGCGGTCACCAATATAGAGACTCTTGCCAACGGAAAAAGCCAGATTATTGTGACAGAGCTTCCTTATCTCGTGAACAAGGCCAGGCTCATTGAAAAGATGGCGGAGCTGGTGAGAGAGAAGAAAATTGATGGAATTACGGCTATCAGCGATCATTCCAACAGAGAGGGAATGAGAATCTGTATTGAACTTCGCAGGGATGCCAATGCCAACGTGGTTTTAAACCGCCTCTATAAGCATACGCAGCTTCAGGATACGTTCGGCGTTATCATGCTGGCTTTGGTCAATAATGAACCGAAGGTTTTGAATCTTCTGGATATGCTGAAATTTTACCTGACTCATCAGGAGGATGTAGTAACCAGAAGGACGAAATATGATCTGAACAAAGCGGAAGAACGGGCACATATCTTAAGCGGACTGCTGAAAGCTTTAGATTACATTGATCAGATTATTAAGATCATCCGTGCGTCTGCCAATGCCCAGGAAGCAAAGGATAATTTAATCCGGGAATTTGATTTTTCAGAAGTACAGGCCCAGGCCATTGTAGATATGCGTCTGCGGGCTCTGACAGGTCTGGAACGTGCGAAGCTGGAAAATGAGTTCCAGGAGCTTGAAATTAAAATCCGGGAATATAAAGCAATCTTATCTGACCGGAAGCTGCTTCTCAGGGTGATACGGACAGAAATTCTGGCAATTTCTGAGAAGTATGGCGACGACAGAAGAACCTCTATTGGTTTTGATGCTTATGATATTTCCATGGAGGACCTGATTCCCAGAGAGAATATGGTGATTACCATGACTAAGCTGGGATATATCAAGCGGATGACGGTAGATAACTTCCGGAGCCAGAACAGAGGCGGTAAGGGAATCAAGGGAATGCAGACCATTGACGATGATTATATCGAAGAGCTGTTGATGACCACCACTCATCATTACCTGATGTTTTTCACCAGTACAGGCAAAGTATATAGGATGAAGGCGTATGAAATACCAGAAGCAAGCCGTACCGCCAGGGGAACTGCGATTATTAACCTGCTGCAGCTGCAGCCGGGCGAAAAGATCACAGCCGTCATCCCAATTGACCAGTATAAGAAGGATCATTATCTTTTCATGGCTACTAAAAAAGGCCTTGTGAAGAAAACCCCGATTACGGATTATGAAAACGTCCGCAAGACAGGTCTGGCCGCCATAGTTTTGAGGGATGATGATGAGCTGATTGAAGTTAAATTTACAGATAATACAAAAGATATTATACTTGTCACAAAATATGGCCAATGCATCCGGTTCAATGAAACAGATGTCCGAAGCACAGGCAGGGTTTCCATGGGCGTCAGGGGAATTAATCTGATGGATCATGATGAGGTTGTGGGGATGCAGCTGAACACCCAGGGAGATTATCTTCTGATCGTATCTGAACACGGGCTTGGGAAAAGAACCTCTATCGGAGAGTTTACTGTTCAGAACCGGGGCGGAAAAGGTGTAAAATGTTATAAAATAATGGAAAAGACAGGATATGTGGTAGGGGTTAAAGCTGTCAATGAGGAGAATGAAGTTCTGCTGATCACTACTGAGGGTATCATTATCCGGATAGCATGCGCGGATATTTCAATTCTGGGAAGAATTACTTCCGGAGTGAAGCTAATGAATGTGGCGGAGAATATAACGATAGCCAGTATAGCAAAAGTCCGCGAGAAAAAAGAAGAACCAGTAAAGGAAATAGAGGAAGAATTATAA
- a CDS encoding Fe-S-containing hydro-lyase, which translates to MGIVDKYIKAPLSEEEIKDLKAGDYVYITGTIYTARDAAHKRMEEALDRGEELPFDVRGNIIYYMGPSPARGDRPIGSAGPTTASRMDRYAPRLLDMGLKGMIGKGKRTKEVLDAVVRNQAVYFAAVGGAGALLSKRILRSDVIAYEDLGTEAVRRLEVENFPVIVVADRCGNNLYETAIEEYRTEET; encoded by the coding sequence ATGGGGATTGTGGATAAGTATATAAAAGCGCCTCTTTCAGAGGAAGAGATAAAAGATTTAAAAGCCGGAGATTACGTGTATATCACAGGAACAATTTACACGGCAAGAGATGCCGCTCATAAAAGAATGGAAGAAGCCCTTGACAGAGGAGAGGAACTTCCCTTTGATGTGAGAGGAAATATTATTTATTATATGGGGCCTTCACCTGCGAGAGGAGACCGTCCCATCGGATCTGCCGGACCGACGACAGCCAGCAGGATGGATAGGTATGCTCCGCGCCTTCTGGATATGGGGCTGAAGGGTATGATTGGAAAAGGTAAAAGGACGAAAGAAGTTCTGGACGCGGTGGTGAGAAATCAGGCCGTGTATTTTGCAGCGGTCGGAGGGGCTGGCGCATTGCTTTCAAAAAGAATCCTGAGATCTGATGTAATCGCTTATGAAGATTTGGGAACAGAGGCAGTGAGGAGACTGGAAGTGGAAAATTTTCCGGTAATTGTGGTGGCGGACAGATGTGGAAATAATCTGTATGAGACAGCAATTGAGGAGTATCGGACAGAAGAAACATAA